In Bos mutus isolate GX-2022 chromosome 2, NWIPB_WYAK_1.1, whole genome shotgun sequence, one DNA window encodes the following:
- the PRKRA gene encoding interferon-inducible double-stranded RNA-dependent protein kinase activator A isoform X2, whose translation MQVFGELNFFVFCSSKISWLSFAVPDPLMPDPSKQPKNQLNPIGSLQELAIHHGWRLPEYTLSQEGGPAHKREYTTICRLESFMETGKGASKKQAKRNAAEKFLAKFSNISPENHISLTNMVGHSLGCTWHSLRNSPGEKINLLKRSLLSIPNTDYIQLLSEIAKEQGFNITYLDIEELSANGQYQCLAELSTSPITVCHGSGISCSSAQSDAAHNALQYLKIIAERK comes from the exons ATGCAAGTATTTGGTGAGCTAAATTTCTTTGTATTCTGCAGCTCAAAAATATCATGGCTGAG CTTTGCAGTTCCTGATCCCTTAATGCCTGACCCTTCCAAGCAACCAAAGAACCAGCTTAATCCTATTGGCTCATTACAG GAATTGGCTATTCATCATGGCTGGAGACTGCCTGAATATACCCTTTCCCAGGAGGGAGGACCTGCTCATAAGAGAGAATACACTACAATTTGCAGGCTTGAGTCATTCATGGAAACTG gaAAGGGGGCATCAAAGAAACAAGCCAAGAGAAATGCTGCTGAGAAATTTCTTGCAAAATTCAGTAATATTTCTCCAGAGAACCACATTTCTTTG ACAAATATGGTAGGGCATTCTTTAGGTTGTACGTGGCATTCCTTAAGGAATTCTCCTGGTGAAAAGATCAACTTACTGAAAAGAAGCCTCCTCAGTATTCCAAATACAGATTACATCCAGCTGCTTAGTGAAATTGCAAAGGAACAAGGTTTTAATATAACATATTTGGATAtag AAGAACTGAGTGCCAACGGACAGTACCAGTGTCTTGCTGAACTGTCCACCAGTCCCATTACGGTCTGTCATGGCTCGGGGATCTCCTGCAGCAGTGCGCAGAGTGATGCAGCCCACAATGCTTTGCAGTATTTAAAGATAATAGCAGAAAGAAAGTAA
- the PRKRA gene encoding interferon-inducible double-stranded RNA-dependent protein kinase activator A isoform X1 yields MSQSRHRAAAPPMEREDSGTFSLGKMITAKPGKTPIQVLHEYGMKTKNIPVYECERSDVQIHVPTFTFRVTVGDITCTGEGTSKKLAKHRAAEAAINILKANASICFAVPDPLMPDPSKQPKNQLNPIGSLQELAIHHGWRLPEYTLSQEGGPAHKREYTTICRLESFMETGKGASKKQAKRNAAEKFLAKFSNISPENHISLTNMVGHSLGCTWHSLRNSPGEKINLLKRSLLSIPNTDYIQLLSEIAKEQGFNITYLDIEELSANGQYQCLAELSTSPITVCHGSGISCSSAQSDAAHNALQYLKIIAERK; encoded by the exons ATGTCTCAGAGCAGGCATCGCGCCGCGGCTCCGCCGATGGAGCGCGAGGACAGCGGAACCTTCAG TTTGGGGAAGATGATTACAGCTAAGCCAGGGAAAACACCAATTCAGGTATTACACGAATACGGCATGAAGACCAAGAACATCCCGGTTTATGAATGTGAAAGATCCGATGTGCAAATACACgtgcccactttcaccttcaGAGTAACCGTTGGTGACATAACCTGCACAG GTGAAGGTACAAGTAAGAAGCTGGCGAAACATAGAGCTGCAGAGGCTGCCATAAACATTTTGAAAGCCAATGCAAGTATTTG CTTTGCAGTTCCTGATCCCTTAATGCCTGACCCTTCCAAGCAACCAAAGAACCAGCTTAATCCTATTGGCTCATTACAG GAATTGGCTATTCATCATGGCTGGAGACTGCCTGAATATACCCTTTCCCAGGAGGGAGGACCTGCTCATAAGAGAGAATACACTACAATTTGCAGGCTTGAGTCATTCATGGAAACTG gaAAGGGGGCATCAAAGAAACAAGCCAAGAGAAATGCTGCTGAGAAATTTCTTGCAAAATTCAGTAATATTTCTCCAGAGAACCACATTTCTTTG ACAAATATGGTAGGGCATTCTTTAGGTTGTACGTGGCATTCCTTAAGGAATTCTCCTGGTGAAAAGATCAACTTACTGAAAAGAAGCCTCCTCAGTATTCCAAATACAGATTACATCCAGCTGCTTAGTGAAATTGCAAAGGAACAAGGTTTTAATATAACATATTTGGATAtag AAGAACTGAGTGCCAACGGACAGTACCAGTGTCTTGCTGAACTGTCCACCAGTCCCATTACGGTCTGTCATGGCTCGGGGATCTCCTGCAGCAGTGCGCAGAGTGATGCAGCCCACAATGCTTTGCAGTATTTAAAGATAATAGCAGAAAGAAAGTAA